In Takifugu flavidus isolate HTHZ2018 chromosome 13, ASM371156v2, whole genome shotgun sequence, the following are encoded in one genomic region:
- the LOC130536656 gene encoding synaptotagmin-9-like, with the protein MPAEREDEICQKALELLSDLCSKGEVQDDNCLDFIYYFRDLARPGYADTDVSVSLLSLLVTTCGLALFGVSLFVSWKLCWVPLSGRFLPDILKRAHFRSGDQQPVLNEVDGDEREDSEDDCMKEASCPPLAVPIVESGLKISHTSPDISLEVQAKSEKNHLHTLARDRVQRQITEPTSSVRHNSIRRQMNLSNPDFNPAQFQRQESLSGLGQIKPELYKQHSVDAEEGCHPDSCGRLYFILKFDFDLEQLIIKILKAEDLPAKDFSGTSDPYVKIYLLPDRKTKHQTKVHRKTLNPIFDEVFLFPIAYAELPVRKLHFSIYDFDRFSRHDLIGQVVVDNFLELADFPRETKLCRYIQYVTSDNVDLGELMFSLCYLPTAGRLTITMIKARNLKAMDITGASDPYVKASLICDGRRLKKRKTSTKRNTLNPVYNEAIVFDVPPENIDQISLLIAVMDYDRVGHNEVIGVCRVGSDAESLGRDHWSEMLTYPRKPIARWHALIEWCGQGTAGSGSQVGSTNSLKTPPSP; encoded by the exons ATGCCTGCAGAAAGAGAGGATGAGATCTGTCAAAAGGCGCTGGAACTGCTCTCCGACCTGTGCTCCAAGGGAGAAGTGCAGGACGACAACTGTCTGGATTTCATTTACTACTTCAGGGATCTGGCCAGACCAGGATATGCAGAcacag ATGTATCAGTCAGCCTGTTGTCCCTGTTGGTGACCACCTGTGGTCTTGCTCTCTTTGGTGTTTCCCTCTTTGTCTCGTGGAAATTGTGCTGGGTGCCACTAAGTGGACGTTTCCTCCCAGATATCCTAAAGAGGGCACACTTCCGTAGTGGAGATCAACAGCCTGTTCTTAATGAG GTCGATGGtgatgagagggaggacagcgaggatgaCTGTATGAAGGAAGCATCATGTCCTCCCTTGGCTGTGCCTATTGTAGAGTCAGGCCTGAAGATAAGCCACACATCACCGGATATTTCCCTGGAGGTGCAAGCTAAGTCAGAGAAAAACCATCTCCACACTCTCGCTAGAGACAGGGTCCAGAGACAGATTACTGAGCCAACCTCATCTGTAAG GCACAACTCCATTCGGCGTCAGATGAACTTGTCTAATCCAGATTTCAACCCTGCTCAGTTTCAGCGTCAGGAGTCTCTGTCTGGTTTGGGTCAAATTAAGCCAGAACTCTATAAACAGCACTCGGTGGATGCAGAAGAGGGCTGTCACCCTGACAGCTGTGGGCGACTATATTTTATTCTGAAGTTTGACTTTGACCTGGAGCAGCTCATCATAAAGATCCTCAAAGCTGAGGACCTTCCCGCCAAGGACTTCTCAGGGACGTCTGATCCTTATGTCAAAATTTACCTGCTGCCTGATCGTAAAACCAAGCACCAGACCAAGGTGCATCGCAAGACACTCAACCCCATCTTTGATGAGGTGTTTCTCTTTCCTATAGCGTATGCTGAGCTGCCAGTCCGTAAGCTGCACTTCAGCATCTATGACTTTGATAGATTCTCTCGTCATGACTTGATTGGACAAGTGGTGGTGGACAACTTCCTAGAGCTTGCTGACTTCCCTCGAGAGACAAAACTCTGCCGGTACATACAGTATGTCACATCG GACAATGTTGACTTGGGAGAACTAATGTTCTCACTTTGTTATCTCCCTACGGCTGGAAGGCTCACCATCACCATGATCAAGGCCAGGAATCTAAAAGCCATGGACATCACAGGAGCTTCAG ATCCATATGTGAAAGCATCACTGATCTGTGATGGCCGAAGgctgaaaaagaggaagacaTCCACCAAACGGAACACACTCAATCCAGTATACAATGAAGCCATAGTGTTTGATGTTCCTCCTGAGAACATTGACCAGATCAGCCTCCTCATAGCTGTCATGGACTATGATAG GGTTGGACATAATGAAGTCATAGGGGTGTGCAGGGTCGGCAGTGATGCTGAGAGTCTGGGACGAGATCACTGGTCTGAAATGCTAACCTACCCTCGCAAACCTATTGCACGCTGGCATGCACTCATAGAG